The Pan paniscus chromosome 1, NHGRI_mPanPan1-v2.0_pri, whole genome shotgun sequence genome has a segment encoding these proteins:
- the LRRC42 gene encoding leucine-rich repeat-containing protein 42, producing MSYYLSSENHLDPGPIYMRENGQLHMVSLALDGVRSSLQKPRPFRLFPKGFSVELCMNREDDTAQKEKTDHFIFTYTREGNLRYSAKSLFSLVLGFISDNVDHIDSLIGFPEQIAEKLFSAAEARQKFTEPGAGLRALQKFTEAYGSLVLCSLCLRNRYLVISEKLEEIKSFRELTCLDLSCCKLGDEHELLEHLTNEALSSVTQLHLKDNCLSDAGVRKMTAPVRVMKRGLENLTLLDLSCNPEITDAGIGYLFSFRKLNCLDISGTGLKDIKTVKHKLQTHIGLVHSKVPLKEFDHSNCKTEGWADQIVLQWERVTAEAVKPRETSEPRAAAQRFYGKRSRAEAPLKCTLADTHMNSSEKLQFYKEKTPDCHGPVLKHEAISSQESKKSKKRPFEESETEQNNSSQPSKQKYVCLAVEDWDLLNSY from the exons ATGTCTTACTACCTCAGCTCAGAAAACCACCTGGACCCAGGGCCCATCTACATGCGAGAAAATGGGCAGCTGCACATGGTCAGTCTGGCTCTGGATGGTGTCAGGAGTAGCCTGCAGAAGCCAAGGCCTTTCAGACTGTTCCCCAAAGGCTTTTCCGTGGAGCTTTGCATGAACAGGGAAGACGACACTGCACAGAAAGAGAAGACTGatcatttcatcttcacataCACCCGGGAGGGGAATCTTCGGTACTCCGCCAAATCCCTCTTCAGCCTTGTCCTGGGTTTCATCTCCGACAATGTGGATCACATTGATTCCCTTATTGGCTTTCCTGAGCAGATTGCCGAAAAGCTGTTCTCTGCTGCTGAAGCCAGACAGAAATTcactgagccaggtgcagggctGAGGGCTTTACAGAAATTCACTGAGGCCTATGGAAGTTTGGTGCTTTGCTCCCTGTGTTTGCGAAACAG GTATCTGGTGATTTCAGAAAAACTTGAGGAGATTAAGTCTTTCCGGGAGCTGACCTGCCTGGATCTTTCGTGTTGCAAGCTTGGAGATGAGCATGAACTTCTAGAACATCTCACCAATGAAGCCCTGTCTAG TGTAACTCAGCTCCACCTGAAGGATAATTGTTTATCTGATGCTGGGGTGCGGAAGATGACAGCACCAGTTCGAGTGATGAAAAGAGGCCTTGAGAATCTAACATTATTAGACTTATCAT GTAACCCTGAGATCACAGATGCAGGCATTGGATACCTCTTTTCTTTTAGGAAACTAAACTGCTTAGATATCTCTGGGACAGGGCTCAAG GACATCAAAACCGTCAAGCACAAGCTCCAGACCCACATAGGCCTTGTTCACTCCAAAGTGCCTTTGAAGGAATTTGATCATAGTAACTGCAAGACAGAGGGCTGGGCTGACCAG ATCGTTCTGCAGTGGGAGCGTGTGACTGCGGAAGCTGTGAAGCCACGGGAAACCTCGGAGCCTAGAGCAGCAGCTCAGCGCTTCT ATGGGAAGCGGTCTCGAGCAGAAGCCCCACTGAAGTGTACCCTGGCAGACACCCACATGAACTCTTCCGAGAAACTCCAGTTCTATAAAGAGAAAACCCCAGATTGCCATGGGCCAGTGTTGAAACACGAAGCTATCTCAAGCCAGGAGTCAAAGAAGAGCAAGAAGAGACCTTTTGAGGAGTCAGAGACAGAACAGAATAACTCTTCACAACCTTCAAAGCAAAAATATGTATGTCTTGCTGTGGAAGACTGGGATTTGTTAAATTCCTATTGA